The DNA region cctcttgtgtgagtgtgtgtgaatgaatgggggggggggggttctagaaggcaatgtttaggccattcacagacactttcagacaataatttacaaactttacaagacagctctaacatgtaaaaagcaactacgtgaggttgaaacatttttgaaataaagtttcatagcatcttgagaGTAAGAGGTGAActgaggaaagaactttgatttgagactggaacatgtctacctcttatgggggggggggggggggtctagggggtctccccctagaagccctggaggttttttttactactaaaggcaatgtttaggctattcaccgacactttcagacaataatttgcaagctttacaagtcAGCTCTAACAATaagtaaaaagcaactacacatatCACACGgttgacatttttgaaataaagtttcatagcatcttgacagtaagaggtggaggggagaactttgatttgaggcttggacatgtctacctcttatgggggggggggggtcctagggggtcccccctagaagcttttgaattttttaaaccaattttggtgaatcttattgttggtttaacgaatgagtggcctgtGGGGTGTTGGAGTCCAACTGGTCCCCCTCCGGCAGATCTGtagttttttaaatttgtttctatttaggcaatttttaggttattcatagcctctgagatatatattgccaagcttcgaaaagctaaagtaaatataactttttaaataagttttccatgttgtAAAAGTGGGTCTGTAATATTGgtgtataggggcattgatattgcatgtataaagttactgatgtgttagagcactttagggggtcatacctagtgtacaatagaaacttgaatttgagttgtggtgtcgatacatgtagtgtccgaaataggaagtatattcatcccttctgacaaattcatactgaagagactagaacaatttagattaagttcgtTGATAAACTATCTAATTGTATGAAGATTACgataacaaaaccttcaagttcatttttgccccaaagtgcaagatgaGTGAAGCAAGATGAGTGAAacacaagaacaaatatatatatgtaccacaggttaacgaaactgactggtccctgacatgtgtttgaaactgtttgtcatgatttgacaagtgtcctggttggagaggtacgagcaggttgaacagtatactcgaacctgtgcatcatttccctgccaagacatttttttcctagcagcagtggtccatgttttttccatcacccactcatatccggatttttttcaagcaactcttttggcatcttttttcccccgaaatcttccaagcccccccccccaccaggttatcaaatggtccacccctaaacATGCAAATTCGTACTTGTTTGTATTCTCAATAGTTTCGTTATAGACACTGGAGGGTGTCTGCGGTCCCGTAAAATACACATTGTGGCCtacatacacataacactatTACTCAAATTTAACTTTTCTTGAATCCATTAGTGGGTTGTCTTTATTGTTGTGTAGTTAGTTACATTGTATCTGACAGGTATATCATTGACCATAAATTATGTTCTTGTATGACGTAATTTCGtgtgtcaaataaaatatactctactctactctactctatatATATCACCTCAGACCATTAAAATAATCGTTTACGTTAATAAGTTCAATGGTCTTCAGAAGTTGTGGGTTACTGCAGGCAAAAGACGTCACACTGAGAGACATAGCAGTAATCCTTCATACCTTCATGACTCAGCGACTGTTTCTCTGCCCTAGCTTCGTTCACCTCTTCTCCATGTAGTTTCTCAGTCCCATTATTACGTTGTCTCCTTCTTCTCCCTTCCGTTTCGCAAAACAGGAACCATACAGTACGTTCTAGAATTTTCATCCTTCGTTTCTATGTTCTTTGTAGTAACACTTCATACAATTAATGGGggcatgaataaataaatggggggggggggggtttgaaaaaattgagggttcaaatggggggggggcatggaaaTTCTGATGGTTTGAAAGAGGGGGGTTCCGAAATATTTTgatcatgatttgaaccaaattaaacctcaggagcggtcgtttaccgagtaaattaaaacatttctcGCGGCTTCGCCGCAATTACTTCACGACAATAGTATTGAGTCGGGTGACAGCAATGCGAATGTATGCCTTCCAGTGTCTGTCTGTAGCTGTCTCTgtacatatgtctgtctgtctgtctgtctgcctgtctttctgtctctctttgtctctctgTGGAATACTAATCATGAAAGTATTTGTTCCCTCCATAGTTCCATAAAATTAAAACGTTCATTTTATAGTTTATTTCAATCATTCCCTAGCAAAAGGCAACCCCCAAAATTAGGAACTAAGCTTTCATTCATGTTTTCGATTCAGAAGCATCACTATTTTTGATTCAACGTGACGTTGAGATTCGTTGAATAATAATGTTCCTGGTGATGATGAAACTTGTTCAGTGGTCTGTGGTCAAGGTAAGAGATTGGTGTTAacttgataaaaacaaaagctCTTCGAAATGCTATATTTGGGGGCGTAATTTGTCGCGTGATGCATGACGGTAGGTAAACAAAATGGCGGACGCCATCGAAACTCCAGACAAGCCGAGAGCAATGGAAAGTGACGACTCTTTTGATTTTGAGAGTGTTGAAAGTGGAAGCTCAGAAAATGAGAGAGTGGGAAGAATAGACACAACGAGGAGACGCGATTTTAACGATGAAAGGATAGACAAATCTCTTTCAGAGCTCGTGGTAAGTTCCCAAAACAAACGCGGAAGTGGTCATGATAACGTTACCTTTGAAACACACGATGATTTATATGTTGACTGCCATTTCTCCACAAACCGCCGCGTCCCTAACAGAACCTTGTTGGCTTCTATGATTCCTCAGTTTTCATGGTGACTATCAAGTCTTATTTTGAATTCCAACACATTTTCAGGCAGGCAGAATGGCATTTGCAGGGAGCTTAttcaatatttgatatgatTCGTTGtatgaacttgaacttgaagtctGAATTTCCTGCAGTCTAGCCTAGTCGAAAGTTTGATCTACCAGCTTGAGTAAAAGACCTCTTGTCCTGTGATGTTGGCTTACTGTAAACAGTATTTCTGATGCATCTTGTCTATTCCTTTGATGAATCTAAATAGTAGACTGCAGTTACAgtcaaattataataataaacaaatggAGAATGATTCTACTGAGTGATTTCAACGTGATCTCGTCTATTCGTATTTGCGTTCcaggaattgtagcatttgattcaggttaaacatcggaatgaaaaaaggcacaaaaacagacaaaaaagccctcaaaatcacagcaaacgctacagttattgcagctatcATTACCTGTGTCTTTTCTCTGTCAGCGTATTGCTAATGTAACAATTTAATGTCCtgagtgtacattgtacatacaattcCGATGTCATCAATTGACCTCATAAAGGAGACAATAAAGTAATTATCTTGCCTTCAAGCTTTTGCTTGTTCATGCATGTGACATTTTACATAGAACTAACTTACTATTAGTGTAGTTTTCATTATTGATTGAGTTCGCTTGCAGGCCAACTTCTCGTGATACCTTGTTGGAGGACAATCATCTTAACTTAGGTTGATCCTTCTGaccacatacatgcatgtactacATGTGTTCTGAAAAGAGACTCAatatgttgacaaagactgaattatgaaggaaaacatttcaagtttttgtttggaacaaaaatttactttttacaTTTAGATACCACGGTTTACCAATACAAATTaagtttttatttgaatatactaactgcatgtacatgtacgagtGTACAAACATTAATACTATATTGCTAATTTGTCTTTCTTTAGTGAAATTGATTTTATTGTTGGATTTCAGGGAACCAACACGAGAAGATATGAAAATAAAGCAGGAAATTTTGTGACAGGTTTTGATGTGATGTCAGAGGTAAGCCATAGTACAATAAGTTGTATAAGgaacctacatgtatgtaaatcaaTCATACAACAGTTGTAAGTTGTCAGTTCGTTATACATGTAACACCCAAGCAGTTCAATGTATTTTTAGCATTGCGTTTTTGATGTCTTGGTTTATGATCCTCATCACTGCATCAgagacaaattccatagttcaTGTACagttgaccactaggtggcggtatgatcagccaATTGTAGTTTTTAGAAAGTTTGATGAATCTTTTCTGTCgcaccatacatatacatggaaCACATCCATTATCAGCATGGACGATAATATCCATAGTTCCATATCCATAGTGAGATTGAAACTAACGAATGTATTCCATTCTTAGACTCCTCTATCACAAGAAATTCAGACGGTTCCTTAGATCTTAAGGCTGAGATCAATAGTTCTATGTACGATAAACAAGGCTTCATCAAAGACATACATTGTAGGACACCCCCCCgccccaacaacaacaacaacaaaaacaaaacagaaacaaaGCAAAAAAAATTCGGCACCAAGTGGTCATTATTGTGAAGTTCATGAATTAAAAAGATGCATGTACCTATCGATCTGTCCAAGTGACAATGTGAATATGTATATTTGCTAATGACTAAGTAAAATAGcttgtacatttcaataacCAAGTCTTCATTTTGTTAAACACATGCATGTAAAAAAGGACATTAAATCACTAATTACGTTGGTCAGTTTTTGTACTCtctaatttaatttataaaacatgatTCTTTTGACGAGTCAATGCAATTTAGGTTTTGTAACAATGTAACTAAAATTTAGTTACAggcaaacatacatgtacatgtacaaatgtttgtACCATTCATTTGAGGATGATGCTTAATTAAAGAATAGGTTGCGAAAATCAAAGTACAATTATTGGGAAATCAGTGCCAACATAATGAAAAACAGAATTCCTATGGTCTGTTatcaaaattgtgtttattttgttcgtgtgtttgtttgttcttagGAATATAAATCAAAAAAAGAATTGCGTGCCAAAAGATTTGGTATCAAGAAGAAACCGAATGAGGAAGAGGAAATGGAAGTAGATCTTCCATCGTATAGTACTACTATTGGTAAGTTAATCAATTCAATATGTCCTGGATTATTCAGAAAATCCGCCCCAGGTATCGGGGAAATGGGGAAATTTGGGACCTCAAAGAAGAAACTAAATAGGTGCTTAGGGCTACTGTTTAGCAGAATGCGAAATCCTCAGCTATTATACACTATTGCAAAAATGAATGAGGTTAATATGAGCAATGTTTGGAAGAATGtttgaagaaataaaaactaataaaaaaaacccattgatttataacatttttcaagtagatCTGACACAATCCACTCATGCAAAAAATTATCCACGCACATACACTTTatgttattccctaatatttttcctcattcagctggaaaatacttgtgacctaagggttgtcactatgagttgctagaccccttaggtcactcgtagtTTCCCtggctgaacaaaaaaaatttggTGAATAACAACTGAATGTCTTTTTCCattctacatttgtatgttaatTACAGAAGGGATAGAAATACGTCCTGAAGCATTACATATTCAAGGAGTAGATGAAATGACAACACAGGATTTATTTGACTACTTCAGAGAATTCCAGCCAGGTTCCATTGAGTGGATAGATGATACTTCTTGTAAGTCAAGTCTCTTTTTAAGTTCAGTTCTTTAGCTGGAAATAAGCAAAAGAAGGACCCTTGAATACAAGAAATCAATGACAACTTAGGTATTTTAGAAACCAAATTTTCCAATCTGTGGcacattattttatattgatTTTAGTGCACTTAAAATAGGAAATGGAGAAAATCCAGTCATAGATGTCAATATCAAATATGTGTATGAGTATTATAACCACAAAAGATGGAGATAGCTAAGTTTACTGTCCTTTGTATTGTGGTGAACTTTAACCTGTACTAGAAGCCAATGTGGTTAGCTCTCAATATGGCTTGATTTCTCATTTACGTCAATTTGCTacgtttattgtcgtttgttcttttctGTTCAGTGAATGATCCCCTCCTTCATACATCTGACCACATTGGAGTTAACAATAACATTCAAACCTCACACAGAGCATAGCCAATCAAAATCTGTCTTACATATACAATTAACACTCTAGGATTGAGATTGAAAACAAACAGATCCACCAATACAGTGACAAATAACACGGTTGTCAACGCTCTGTGGCCAAGCTCTGTTGAAACTGAGTGTTCTGACGTACTGTACCCATAAGTTTTCAACATAAACTGTCTTTCCAATGGTAAAATGTATTACTCAACACCAAGGATTTGAACGATAACTCCTGTGGTATTGGATCAGATGTAGGACAGttgcactcactcactcactcacaaaaTAACAGAATGACATACATTTGAGGTAAATAAAGGAATCAAACCATATTCACTACGtcagattttcatcagattggGTTACCTTTAATAGCATTAGCACCAGTAATTTGAATCACTCATTGTTGGATGTTTTCTTGAAACCTTTGACTTGTTATCTCCCAAAATATTACTATTCACAGGTAACGTTGTATGGTTAGATCCACACACAGCAAGGAGGGCCTTATTCGCACTAAGCAAACCTAcagaaaagaaaacaacaacaacaacaacaacaacacagagTACTAAACAAAAAGAAGAACTGCCAAATGAAGACGCTAAGCAAGAGGAAGAGGAGGGTAGGTGCAGAACTGTTGACTCTAAACCATAAGTAGCTCTAACTGCAGTGGTTTCAACAAAGTCTGTTCTTAATTTTGTCTTATTTATGCATTGTGGTCGCTGAAGTATTTATGATCACCAAGTGGTCAAGTCCTATCTATACTTTACACGTTTGCAGTATGTTGACAAAATATAAGTAATTATAGTCTGTACACAATTCATTACTGTTTATATACAAACATCAATCCAGTGTTACACATTAATGGTCAATAAAGAAGTAATTCAGCTAACCCCTAGGAATGAAGTGTTTCCAGTgattgttttctgtattttgCAAATGGAAAAGTTAGCAAATAGGAGCAATGATATCGCCATGTAATCTGGTTCTAAAACGATCTGTGAATGTTGAAACGTAAAGTATGTCACAGAAGTAATTTTCAATTCTCATAAATGAATATTCTGACACCTCCATTGTTATTGAAATTTTCACTATTTTACTGTAGATGTAGATGATGATTTCCTGGATTTAGAGCCAAACACAGAAGACAAGGAAACAGGAGAGGTGGAAAGACCACCTGTTAAACAGAAACCGTCAGCCAATAAAATTGAAGAGACAGGTGAAGTGATTCAAGAAGAGCCAGGGGAAGACAAATGCTGTGAAACCCAGGTATTCAGAATAGCAGTACCTCATCCAAAGGCTGAGCATCTTCTCCTCCGCCAAGCAACCAAAGgtaaagtttgtttttatcacattAACATGAGATGGTGACATGTTCTTGTACATATGTGTGAAGTTGGAAATGTACACAGTGATGTCCAGTATTGTCACTTACATGTCTCCTGTACCTCAGTTTGTTAACATGAATATACACAAGATGGTGCATAGATTCCATGAAAAAGATACCTGAATGACTGGATACAAATTTGATTTTCTTTGATTTTCAGCGGATAAGAAGAAACCAGGAGCTGCCAACCGAAGTAGATTTTATATCAAACATGGTAATCCAAACTTTGGGGGAATGAAGGGTCTTATTAGTCAATCAATGTAAGTATgcaataatgtacattttattagaGATTTCAAATCTTAGTTAAACACTTATCAGCTTTGTTACAAAGGATGTGCATGGTCTAATACTGATGCAGTATAGTAAATCAACTCCTTTTTTTTTCCAGGAAAAGGAAAATCCGCGATGGCAAAGTGGTTCCCGGGAAAAGGAAACGAAGGAGCGGTAGATCTTTAGTTAGTTACACAGACTTAGATGTGTTTAGTGATAATAGTGACCGGAGAGAAGACAGGCGTTATGATGAAGCAGAGGGGGtagatgaggaggaggaggaggaaaataatgacattgaAGAGGGGAAGAAGGCTGTTGATTCAGAAGTGGAAGAGATGGAGCTGGAAGTTGAACGATTAACAAGACCTGTGCAAAAGAAAAAATTCCGAGGAATGTATGCAGATGAAGTTGAACAACAAATCAAGCAAATTAGGTAAGactacatgatatttaccaccatgctgtaaacaaacaaaaaataaactgaGCTGCGTTAGTAGCTAGGAGCGTCTGAGTTTGTAACAAAAAGTGATTACCaccaccccccacacacatgtacatgtatatccagaCTGGGGGATGTCTGTTACAATGGGTTTTGTCCATCCATCTGGCTGTCTGTGCATCCATTTGCCAGCCATGCAGTGtgtgatttcattcaaacttagcACAAAATGACATGATAgacaaatatgataaatatgacaTGTAGGCCATTTTTGTCATAACTGTAATGGACATGAGATTATATAGTGCAGTTACTTGACAAAATAATGTGAGTTATCAAAGTTCAACTGAATTGTTTTCCTGTCCTGTATGGTATCACAGTCATCACCTTGTGGAATAAGACAGAAAAACATTAGTTGAATTCAGTTTTAAGAATATTTCCTTCTTGCAGATGACATGTTGTATGCTTTGATCTTTTTGACAGGCAGCAACCAGTTGCACCTTCAGGAAACCTCAAGGTTGTGGTCGATGCAAGACAAAGAATTGCAGACAAAATGAAACTTAGACTGGGACCAAAAGTTACATACTCGGACGATGAAGAAATTGATCGCGATatgaattttgttgttgattcatCAAGACACTTAGATAGACGACAGATAGAGGAAGTCGTTTCCGATCTTGAAGTTGAGGATGAAGAGGaagaagaacaagaacaagaagtAGTAGTTACACCTGAAATAGAAGGTGATAGAGAAGTTTTGCCAGATCTAAGGACCAAATTGATTAATCGATACACGAGCAAAAGACTCCTTGAGAACTTGCCTTCTTTGTCAATTGAAGTCCAAGAAGACGATTGATTTGAAGACAGTGTTTAAAACGGTCCCATATACTTTATCATGTACCAACAAGAAGATAATGGATTTGTTGTAGATATACAGTATCATCTTGAATGATCAAGGAATTCTTACTATACTATCTTTTATTATAATCCCTTGAAatcttttatttctatgttgTTCACATGCTCGCAAATAGTTACAGTGGATTTCCCCAGACCGAATCAAAGCtcttaaatgaactatcaagatcagtgagcttttacactgtttatatcattaactaaatacagagcccacactgtgtaagtgatgtttgtgtg from Glandiceps talaboti chromosome 18, keGlaTala1.1, whole genome shotgun sequence includes:
- the LOC144449018 gene encoding uncharacterized protein LOC144449018, whose amino-acid sequence is MADAIETPDKPRAMESDDSFDFESVESGSSENERVGRIDTTRRRDFNDERIDKSLSELVGTNTRRYENKAGNFVTGFDVMSEEYKSKKELRAKRFGIKKKPNEEEEMEVDLPSYSTTIEGIEIRPEALHIQGVDEMTTQDLFDYFREFQPGSIEWIDDTSCNVVWLDPHTARRALFALSKPTEKKTTTTTTTTQSTKQKEELPNEDAKQEEEEDVDDDFLDLEPNTEDKETGEVERPPVKQKPSANKIEETGEVIQEEPGEDKCCETQVFRIAVPHPKAEHLLLRQATKADKKKPGAANRSRFYIKHGNPNFGGMKGLISQSMKRKIRDGKVVPGKRKRRSGRSLVSYTDLDVFSDNSDRREDRRYDEAEGVDEEEEEENNDIEEGKKAVDSEVEEMELEVERLTRPVQKKKFRGMYADEVEQQIKQIRQQPVAPSGNLKVVVDARQRIADKMKLRLGPKVTYSDDEEIDRDMNFVVDSSRHLDRRQIEEVVSDLEVEDEEEEEQEQEVVVTPEIEGDREVLPDLRTKLINRYTSKRLLENLPSLSIEVQEDD